CGGCGGGTTTAGAACGGCAACTTCTTATGCAAAAGATATACTTGGTTATGATGCGGATTTTTCGAACGCACTGCATGAAAAGGATGGAAAACTTACAGGTCTTGTGGGAGGTGACATGATGTTTAACTTCTCAAAAGGCGATATGTTGGTTCGTCTTCAAAATATTTTGGGTGTAAGTGAAGAGGAAACTCTTGTGTGTGGTGACGGTGCAAATGACTTAAGTATGTTTGCACATGCAGGTACGCGCGTGGCTTTTTGTGCAAGAGAGATACTTGAACGTGAAGCAAATATAATCATAAAAGAGAAAGATTTAACAAAAATTTTGGAGCAAATATAATGAGTGAATCAGTACTAGATAGTTCTGTATGGAGACAATATAACAAAGATAACAGCTTTAGAGAGAAGCTTGCAGAGTTTTGTGTTATGGATGAGACAGAATTTATAAGTGACGATAAAGAACTGTATGCAGTTATGAAATCAAAACTTACAAAAAAAGAGTTAAAACTTTTTGCAATGGATAGTGCAGGTATGTCGGAAGCAGAGTTATGTAAAAGTTTTTCTTATAACGAAGAGGAACTTGAAAAAGCGAAATTTAAACTATATAAAAAGCTAAAACAGGATAAAACCCGTCTTAGTTTTAGAGCTACTGCAATAGACGAAGAGTAGTTATTTTTTCTCATTTAAAATTATTTTAAATGAGACTCTTCTTGATTTTTCTCTATCTTCCATATTATCAAGCATTATTTTTTTTGAAAATCCGTAACCGCTACCTTTAAAAACGTCGCCTAAGTATTTTTGCAGTTTTTCAGTTTGATTTTTAAAGATAAAACTCATTGTAGCATATGCTCTGTTCATAGAAAGTTTTTCGTTTTTAAGGAAGTTTTGCGAGAAACCTACATTGCCCCATTCACTTGATGTGTGCCCGTTTATTTCTAAGGTATCTACCATATCCTGATGCTTATGTAAAAAAGGTATCAGCTTATTTGAAAACTTTTTTAAAAATATTTTTTGAATTTTGTTTAGTTCATATTCGGATACTTTAAAAAGTAGTCTTTTATCTAAAAGTTCTATGGTCAAATCTTTTTTTATTCTTATCTTATTTGTATTTATCTCATCTGAAAAAAGCTGACATAGTTTTTCGTAAAACTCATTTGTATTAGATGCTATTTGTGCTATGGATGCATCGCGGTTTAATTTCAGAATCCACATATTTGATTCTTGAGAATTTTTAGAGGTATGGATACCTGCTGCGGCAATTTGAGAATTATTTAAAATTACAAGGGAGTTTAATAAATCAAAATTATCATCACCGTAATGTTCTTGATAGAGCATATTTAATTTTGAATCAAACATCATAGCAAGTGCGTCGGTATTAAATGTATCTTTAACATAACCGACACCTACGATTCCTTCATCGGAAAATTCTTGTATATCCAGAAGTGCCGAGCCGTATAGCGTATATATTTTTTTATCGGATAAAATATTTTTATTTATATCAAATTTTAGCAGTCTGACCTGATCTTTGTTTAATTCGTTTTTATATGAAAGGGAGAGTAAAAAGTTTTTATCGCGAAGTTGTATGATTTTTCTAGGTGTAACTGTAGGGTCATCATTATATTGTTTTAGCCATACTTTATCTCCGTTTTCATCAATACGCATAAGCATTAAATTTTTGCCGCTATTTTGCATAGTCTGAGCGACTATGATTAATGAACCGTCATTTGCTTCAACACCGTCTATCCCGATGTCGTCAAATTCCGTTCCGTATTTCTTACTCCAAAGTTTATAGCCGTTTTTACTGAATCTTGTTACATATATATCGCTCATACCAAGACCCGTGTTAAATAACGGATCGTTAGAATCTCTTGAAGTCGCTGACGTACCGATTGCTAAAACACCGCCGTCTCTTAGCTTAACAAGTGTTTTTAACCTGTCTAAATTTTTTGTTCCAAATATTTTTTTAAATATAATATTTGCATGGGCATCCAGCTTTAGAAGTATAAGCTGACCATCCATCGTATGACCGCCGACATAGTAGCCGTTAGCAGGTGTCTTAACTAAAGATACGGCTTCTGAAAAACTTGATAATGATTTTGTTTTATCAAGTAAGATATTTGCACCGGCATCTACTTTTATAAGCTGCATCTGAGTTGAATGTGCACTAGATACGCTTTCTAAATAGTCAAAAGCATTAGTATATCTATTTGTGCTATTGGAACTTGTTTTATAGTTTTTGACAAAACCTACCGCACTTATGCTGCGATCGTAATCTTGGTCTATATCTAATAGTTGATTATTGAATGCTTTATCGATAATAAGTGAATACTCAGAGCCTTTTGCAAAAGCAAAGCTTGATAAGAATAATATAGCAAAGATAAAAAGTAGTTTCATGTATAGGCTTTTTTATCTATTTTAAAAGCAATTAATATTCCATCTATATATAACTTTATTTTTCTTTTAAATAAAGTTGCAGTACACCTTGTATATCTTTCTCCGTATAGGGTTTGCTTATATAATCGTCCATTCCTGTATCTAAAAACCTTTCTTTGTCATTGGATAAGGCATTTGCGGTAACGGCAATTATGGGAGTTTTTTCCAAGTTTTTCTCTTTTTCTATGATTCTTATCTGTTTCGTTGCTTCTATACCATTCATATTCGGCATATTCTCATCCATAAAAATAATATCGTAATGTTTGTCTTTAAACATATTTAGCGCTTCTATGCCGTCATTTGCTACTTCGTAAGTTATATTTGATTCTTCTAAAATCATACCCAGTAATAACTGGTTGGTTTTATTGTCTTCTACAATTAATACATTGGCTTTAAATGAAGAGACTTTTGATTTTATTGTATTTTTAACTGTATTGTTTATAGCTTCTTTACATAGCGGCGCAGATATTTCAAATGAAAAGGTACTCCCTTCCCCAAGAGTACTTGTAACATTAAGTTCACCGTCCATTAAAGCAAGCAGTTTGGATGAGATAGACAGTCCTAATCCTGTCCCTCCGAATTTTCTTGTGATTGAACTGTCTTCTTGGTTAAATGCGTTAAAAATTTTATTTAGGTTTTCTTTTGCTATACCGACTCCCGTGTCCTTTACACTGCATTTTAATTTTTTTGTTTGCTCTATATATTCTACTTCTAATATTATCGTACCGTTTTGAGGGGTAAACTTTATCGCATTACTTAATAGATTAAAAATAATCTGATTAATTCGTATAGGGTCTATAATAAGACATTTTGGCAGATTTTTATCGATATTGAAATTTAGTTTTTGCTCTTTTTTTAGAGTTAAAATTTCAAAAAGCGATTTTAATTCATTAAGCAATTTTTTAAGATTGGAAGGATGAGCTTCAATATCCATTTTTCCGCTTTCTATTTTTGAAAGGTCAAGTATGTCGTTTATAATATTTAAAAGGTTTTTACCCGAACTTGTTATTA
The genomic region above belongs to Sulfurimonas lithotrophica and contains:
- the serB gene encoding phosphoserine phosphatase SerB produces the protein MNMLKLAVFDFDSTLMDGETIDFFAEELGLGEQVAHITEEAMSGRLDFFESLQQRVSLLKGLDFSVVEKISHNLPYMKGAKETIAELKKRGMTVVCFSGGFRTATSYAKDILGYDADFSNALHEKDGKLTGLVGGDMMFNFSKGDMLVRLQNILGVSEEETLVCGDGANDLSMFAHAGTRVAFCAREILEREANIIIKEKDLTKILEQI